The proteins below come from a single Pleuronectes platessa chromosome 3, fPlePla1.1, whole genome shotgun sequence genomic window:
- the aanat1 gene encoding serotonin N-acetyltransferase translates to MSVVSALPFMRPLHMPSSVPRGRRHTLPASEFRSLSPEDAISVFEIEREAFISVSGECPLHLDEVRHFLTLCPELSLGWFEEGRLVAFVIGSLWDQERLTMDALTLHKPHGPTVHIHVLAVHRTFRQQGKGSILMWRYLQYLRCLPYVRRAVLMCEDFLVPFYQKSGFKVQGPSKITVGPLTFIEMLYPVRGHAFMRRNSGV, encoded by the exons ATGTCAGTGGTCAGCGCGTTGCCGTTCATGAGGCCGCTCCACATGCCCTCTTCGGTGCCGCGGGGCCGCCGCCACACGCTGCCGGCCAGCGAGTTCCGCTCCCTCAGCCCGGAGGATGCGATCAGCGTGTtcgagatagagagagaag CCTTCATCTCAGTGTCCGGTGAGTGCCCCCTCCACCTGGATGAGGTGCGTCACTTCCTCACCCTGTGTCCAGAGCTGTCTCTTGGCTGGTTCGAGGAGGGACGCCTGGTGGCTTTTGTCATCGGCTCTCTGTGGGACCAGGAGAGGCTTACCATG GATGCCCTGACTCTCCATAAGCCTCACGGCCCCACTGTGCACATCCACGTCCTGGCCGTCCACCGGACCTTCCGTCAGCAGGGAAAAGGCTCCATCCTGATGTGGCGCTACCTGCAGTACCTCAGGTGCCTGCCCTACGTCCGCCGTGCCGTGCTCATGTGCGAGGACTTCCTGGTTCCCTTCTACCAGAAGTCGGGTTTCAAGGTGCAGGGCCCCAGTAAGATCACAGTGGGGCCCCTCACGTTCATCGAGATGCTGTACCCGGTCAGGGGCCACGCCTTCATGCGACGTAACAGCGGTGTTTGA